A single Brassica rapa cultivar Chiifu-401-42 chromosome A04, CAAS_Brap_v3.01, whole genome shotgun sequence DNA region contains:
- the LOC103872146 gene encoding zinc finger A20 and AN1 domain-containing stress-associated protein 6-like: MAEEHRCQTPEGHRLCANNCGFLGSSATMNLCSNCYGDLCLKQQQQGSSSLSAVSPPSPVITSISTPMIQPLVQNPSAELEVPAKNVPVTVTATEQPQKRPNRCTTCRKRVGLTGFKCRCGTTFCGAHRYPEVHGCTFDFKSAGREEIAKANPLVKTAKLQKI, translated from the coding sequence ATGGCGGAAGAGCATCGATGTCAAACGCCGGAAGGCCACCGTCTCTGTGCTAACAACTGCGGCTTCCTCGGCAGCTCCGCAACCATGAATCTCTGCTCCAACTGCTACGGCGATCTCTGTCTTAAACAACAGCAACAAGGCTCATCCTCTCTCTCCGCCGTATCTCCTCCGTCGCCGGTGATCACTTCCATCTCTACTCCGATGATCCAGCCTCTCGTTCAAAACCCATCTGCTGAATTGGAGGTACCGGCGAAGAACGTGCCGGTGACGGTAACGGCGACGGAGCAGCCGCAGAAACGGCCGAACCGGTGTACCACGTGCAGGAAACGGGTCGGGTTGACCGGATTCAAGTGCCGGTGCGGGACGACTTTCTGTGGGGCCCACAGGTATCCGGAGGTCCATGGATGCACCTTCGATTTCAAATCGGCCGGTCGCGAAGAGATCGCGAAGGCGAACCCGTTGGTCAAAACGGCGAAGCTTCAGAAGATTTGA